From a single bacterium genomic region:
- a CDS encoding glycosyltransferase 87 family protein — protein sequence MGRGRSDPGDLRPRRRGATRTRLSGPRAITGWIILAVAVHAAVLLLPLLGVGLFGQLGAAALHDDRIFFDYASRTLAGAVPYRDFAIEYPPLAVPLFVIPRLVTHRLDAYVLWFAAEMLLFDALAVHLVAWYTAAREGREKVPARLAWYTASFAALYPVIGSRYDLAPAAVALAATLNWFGGRPVLGGLLTAAGALLKIFPAVLAAPAAAAELAAVRSTRCRGLAAFALAMLAGGGAWYALGGAASVAFHLGRGLEIETTWAGALMLADKVVGVPLGWRYSHTAVDLVAPGAGTAAALAIPAQIAMLGGVVWQFRRSGMQEPLRWAAAAVLAFIVPGKVLSPQYLVWLVPFIPAIGGPAGPAARRLFVIACAATALEYLAIRQVSSFALWAIVVLNCRNALLVALFVLLLRRDGPSARGRS from the coding sequence GTGGGCCGCGGCCGCTCGGATCCTGGCGACCTTCGTCCGCGTCGCCGCGGAGCGACCCGAACGCGCCTGAGCGGACCTCGCGCGATCACCGGCTGGATCATCCTGGCCGTCGCCGTCCACGCCGCCGTCCTGCTTCTGCCGCTGCTCGGGGTGGGCCTGTTCGGGCAACTCGGTGCGGCGGCGCTGCACGACGACCGCATCTTTTTCGACTACGCGTCCCGGACGCTCGCGGGCGCCGTACCATACCGTGACTTTGCGATCGAGTATCCGCCGCTCGCCGTCCCGCTCTTCGTGATCCCGCGCCTCGTCACGCACCGGCTCGACGCGTACGTCCTGTGGTTTGCCGCGGAGATGCTGCTCTTCGATGCGCTGGCCGTCCACCTCGTTGCGTGGTACACGGCCGCGCGCGAGGGCCGCGAGAAAGTGCCGGCGCGACTCGCATGGTACACCGCGTCTTTTGCCGCGCTCTACCCGGTCATCGGGAGCCGGTACGATCTGGCACCGGCCGCCGTGGCCCTGGCGGCCACGCTGAACTGGTTCGGCGGCCGGCCCGTCCTGGGCGGGCTGCTGACCGCCGCCGGCGCGCTGCTGAAGATCTTCCCGGCCGTGCTGGCGGCGCCGGCCGCCGCGGCCGAACTCGCCGCCGTGCGCTCCACGCGCTGCCGCGGCCTCGCAGCGTTCGCCCTGGCGATGCTGGCCGGCGGGGGCGCGTGGTATGCGCTGGGCGGTGCCGCCTCCGTCGCCTTCCACCTGGGGCGCGGTTTGGAGATCGAAACGACGTGGGCCGGCGCGCTGATGCTGGCGGACAAGGTCGTCGGGGTCCCGTTGGGGTGGCGCTACAGCCACACAGCTGTGGATCTCGTGGCTCCCGGTGCCGGAACGGCGGCGGCCCTCGCGATTCCGGCGCAGATCGCCATGCTCGGCGGGGTCGTCTGGCAGTTCCGGCGATCGGGCATGCAGGAACCCCTGCGGTGGGCGGCCGCGGCTGTCCTGGCGTTCATCGTGCCCGGAAAGGTCCTGTCGCCCCAGTACCTCGTCTGGCTCGTTCCGTTCATCCCGGCCATCGGCGGGCCGGCCGGACCGGCGGCGCGCCGGCTCTTCGTGATCGCTTGTGCGGCGACCGCGCTCGAATATCTCGCGATCCGGCAGGTCTCGTCCTTCGCGCTCTGGGCGATCGTCGTGCTCAACTGCCGGAACGCGCTCCTCGTGGCGCTCTTCGTCCTCCTGCTCCGCCGCGACGGGCCGAGCGCACGGGGGCGCTCATGA